TGGCGAGTTTGGTGACAATTTCTCGCAAGGTCCAGTGTGACCCACAAAATCAAACACCTTCTGGCACCAGAGACAATTTTTTCCCCCCTGCGGATCGGGTAAGGTTTTTAACCCCGGCAATGTTGCCAGCTCAGGAGGCAGCTAAGATTTATCACACCAATTACGTGAGGAACTCAAGAGCGATCGGTGTACTCTGGGCTATTTTCACCATTTGTTTTGCTATAGTGAACGTGGTGTGCTTCATCCAGCCTTACTGGATCGGGGATGGGGTGGACACCCCCCAAGCCGGTTACTTCGGGCTCTTCCATTACTGCATCGGGAACGGCCTCTCCCGGGAGCTGACCTGTCGCGGCAGCTTCACCGACTTCTCCACCATTGCGTCCGGGGCTTTCAAAGCCGCCTCTTTCTTCATCGCGATGTCCATGGCGCTCATCATGGGCTGCATCGCCTGCTTCGTGCTCTTCTTCTTCTGTAACACGGCCACCGTCTACAAAATCTGCGGCTGGGTGCAACTTACATCTGGTGAGTCCACAGGGAGAGGAATCAGCACTTGTCCTCTCCCCAATCCTCccaacacacaacacacacacttaAAAATACAAACATAGCTTTCGATCCAATGCATTTTTTTTAAAGATCAACTTTTTCCAGGAACTGCACGCCTCTGCAGAGATAAGAAAATGTGTGTCTAATAGGATCCAGTTGATTTCAGCAGGTCTTTTGACTGTGTGGTCAAACTTTGATGGTATCTGGTTCAAAGGTAGGTGCGGAGAGGAAAGTGATCTTATACCAAGCTGTGCATCTTCAACACAAAAAAATAGCGTTGCTGTTAATAGGCAAGGGTGTCATCTCAGGGATCACAATAATACATCCGATTTCTTAAAGATTGGTCTTATTCTGAAGTAAAGACGCATTTTATACACTTAATACACATTTCCCCGCGGTTCTGTGTCTCCATTAGTTAACCATCGCTGAAGCAACCAGTTAGAAACTGACCGAGGTTTTTCTCCGCATTATTCATCTTGGGTTACTGCACATTTGCAACTGAAATAATGGACCGGTTATAATTTCCAAACATTGTGTTATTGCGCATTTATAATTTTCAGGATAAAATTTGAACGACTTCATGTGACACTTGTGTAGTGGGAACCCACGGATGATATACTTTGGATGAGAGCGTATTTTTATACATCAGAAGTTCTGGCAGCTTTAAAAACGCGGGCGCCGTGTACTCATGTGTGGAAGCTTTAGCAGCGGAGGTGACTTTGAATCTGTTACAGGTCAAGCCGTTCCAGGAGCAGGTTTCCGAGCTAGTTTAACAATGTGTTAGAGCGGCAAATGGAACTCAAACCACAGTTTTCAAGCCTTTCGCCTTTGCTTTATAAAATGTGTTCATATTACACAATTGTAACCATCGAAAAATAACGTAATCCTAATGGAAAGCTACATTTATATTACATGGCATTTATTTGTCACTGTTATCTTAAATGGAACGATTGGTATTTTTGTTGAAACTTGGTTGTGTCCTAATTCCCTATCATATATTTTCACATGCTCCAGTTTATTTTTGTGTCAGAGATTGGAAATAAATAGTCCACTTTCAGATTTAATTAACAGGTTTTTCTGTAATGAAAGTGCAGTCTAgcacatgaaaagaggcgagcagctGCTGCACTAATACCATCTACAGTGGTGACtctggtgaaataaaaacagaataaaaAACAGGCAATACtcggcgggtctggcagcatctgttgatagAGAAAACAGTTTAATGTTTAAGATCGATGACCTTTGGTCAGAACTTATGCCAGAAACGTTAACTTCGTTTCTCTCTCCTTGGCTGCTGCCAAACCGACTGAGTATTCCcaccattttccatttttatttcagatttccagcatccacagtattttacttttgtattagtGACCTTTGTCTACTGATTACTGAATTTAGTCCATGAATTATATGTGTTCACAATGGGATGCTTTACTCTGGAATCCACACAAACATTTATTAAAAGCATCTCATTTAAAACGCTGGAGAATACAGAGGCTCATCTCATGTTTCTATGAGGAAAATAAGTAAAGATTCATAGATATTAATGATGACTGTGTTAGGAGGTCTCCAACATGGGATTGTGGCTGCTCCATGGTGGTGTCTATGTAAttgttttaatttttaaattaCATTAATGAAGATTAACTGTTGTCAAGAAAGTGTGTACTGTAAATAATTTAACAAAAATAATTTAATAATTAATCATTCTAAAACAATTTAAAAATCTAACATATTTAGATATAGAGTATTGGTATATTTATTAACATAACAGATGTTATTCTGTATGAGTGCATAAGAAATGTTTTATTTTATTCTTTAGTATCCCAGAATAATTAACGAGTGCTTGATCTATGTAGTATCATCAGCATTCTTGTGACAAATGAAGTTATAATCATTGTCATATGCACTAAAACAATGTACGTGTTATTATAGACCATTTCTGTTTTTGTTACCTTTAAGGAAGATGCCTTTTAACCTAATTTGATCTTCAGAGTTCTGTCTCTTTCTAACTTTATTGTGGTTAACTTTACCTACATGAAGTAGTTACATTTAGAAAAATGTACACTACAAAAAAGGATTATGAAAGGATTACATTGCATAGCAAATGAAAAGTAAGGATAAATTCCCAAAGTTTCTGTGTCACTGTTATCTTGAAAGGGCAGTTTGTAGATACAAACTGAAAGTCCAACTATGCATGTCTCTTGGAAAAATATGGGGTAATGTAATCAGTTTGCTCCATCTTTATATCATATACCATGCAATATTATCTTGCGTATCAGTGGGACTAAAAATTGGTTGATTCCCCCCTATTTCAGATGTGCTGTCTGATTGATCCTCCTTACAGGCTGCAGACGACTTATGCTAAATGTCTAAAGAGATTGAAGATGGCATCTGGGTCAGATTATTACCGAAGGGAATGAGATCACTTTAACAGCATTCAGTAACTAAAAGGAAGTCTTTCAAAACAATATCTTGCTGAAAATTAAGGTTAAGCTGCAGTTTGGAATTTAGAGAAGGATAATGCAAGGTAATTCAACTCCTTTAATATGTTTCATTTGCAATTTGGCAATGACACATAATTTTCTATATTAATATAAACCTTACTCTCTTTTGGGGCACAAATATTCAGACAAATTCTCCATTAAGGTAAAAATACAAGGCATTGGGCTTGAATGTCTAGGATTTTTAGAACATCCAAGTGGCTGGCATCTTGCAAGCCATCTTGTATAGATACTTTCATAACACTGAAGGCAAATGTTCTTCATGTATCTTACATACAAACTTGGAGGATGGGATGGCAGCTGCTGGAATGGTTTATGAATACACACCCATACATCCAAGGTTATCAGGAGTCAAGAGGCAGGTTTACCCCTTCAGGTCTCATCAATGGCCAGGCTGGCTAGTCAATCATCAGTAATGCCTGAAGTATTATGAGTCTGCCTGGCTCTGACACCAGATTACCAAATCTATCACAGAGTGAGTTCTAATTTCTCACTTATATGAGTGGGTGCTCAAAGTTGCAAAAATGTCAGTCACATAATTTATGAGAGTAAGTTAGTCGGTGCTTGTTCCCTCCATTCTTTGAGCTTCCTTGCAGATGACCCTGAAAATACCATTTATTTCATGGTGCTATATATTTGATTAAATCATTCATATGTGACTGCATAGAGGTGCACTGTTGCACATTTTCCAGCAACTGCCGCAGGCTACTAATGACAGCCTCAAAGGATATCATAAAGGTCTTCCACTCCTGTGTTATCTCTCGTCTGAGGCATGCCAATAACCAGTTAGATATACAACACAAAAGATAACAGAAATATGAAATAAG
This window of the Heterodontus francisci isolate sHetFra1 chromosome 27, sHetFra1.hap1, whole genome shotgun sequence genome carries:
- the lhfpl3 gene encoding LHFPL tetraspan subfamily member 3 protein; this translates as MLPAQEAAKIYHTNYVRNSRAIGVLWAIFTICFAIVNVVCFIQPYWIGDGVDTPQAGYFGLFHYCIGNGLSRELTCRGSFTDFSTIASGAFKAASFFIAMSMALIMGCIACFVLFFFCNTATVYKICGWVQLTSAACLILGCMIYPDGWDSDEVKRMCGEKTDKYTLGACSVRWAYILAIIGILDALILSFLAFVLGNRQDGLLPEDFKVDSKDDGNA